One window of Microcoleus vaginatus PCC 9802 genomic DNA carries:
- a CDS encoding diguanylate cyclase has protein sequence MWYLPIFQEDEEIQNITPVGAGKKIVIMNQGASRLGVSRQGKIEVMEIQQRSKDKPDRQQQNASDQLDQLSTTKELDSLLQECLDFKRVINRSALAVRTDARGIINYVSERVCSLSNYSQGELIGSHFRILHSEYKSSELIKNLLSTVAKGEVWQGDIKNKAKNGTDYWVYAAVVPLLDCKGKPCQYLAIGFDITDRKAVEAAQVAANRAKDEFLAMASHELRSPLSAILGWAQLARSRNFNEATTSRALEIIERNAKLQNRQIDNLLDLSRLLRGKVCLNISRVHLPSIVESAIDTLRPDAQAKNIRVEKHFDPAVDYIWADAERLQQVVWNLVTNAIKFTPESTPNPVQVRIEPSPSGVLIRVSDSGCGIDPKFQPHIFDYFRPADSFQSKEQHRLGLGLSIVQQLVELHGGSVWVSSPGIGQGATFGVLLPSANKNAPDDRTAAIAQSESRPGSVSKPLAGKQVLVVESSAEIRKFLKTGLEAFGAKVTAVGSACEAMAELQQSRPDVLVSDMTVSGADGCDLIRRIRAMEMSEHRELLPAVALTEGIEEEDSASALEAGFQRHLSKPVEANQLVSAIAQLAGLTGFGAGEWDSGNVGASRPQTPLPEPNSSDDKNNGELLTTDSRELPLLLVVEDNNFLVAYLQTLLTPYYRVAVASDGVEGLEKAKSLQPNLIVSDQIMPRQNGLDLLKEIRNTPELKSTPVIFLTARSGMEARIESLDAGADDYISKPFDERELLARVRNLLRSHSAEQQLAELNRQLQQQKKQLETVNRALHYLATYDSLTEVRNRHSFNEYLETEWRRLAREEAPLSLIMCDIDYFKLYNDTYGHQAGDECLRKVAAVIQHSVKRPADLVARYGGEEFVVVLPNTDIEGATCVAEMIAQQVRGLHIPHAKSAVSEYVTLSLGVACCIPAPISQPGELIAIADESLYRAKEAGRDRVSVATVEG, from the coding sequence ATGTGGTACCTGCCAATTTTTCAGGAAGATGAAGAGATACAAAATATTACACCCGTCGGTGCGGGAAAGAAAATTGTGATAATGAATCAGGGTGCAAGTAGATTAGGTGTCAGCCGTCAGGGGAAAATAGAAGTTATGGAAATCCAACAACGGAGTAAGGATAAGCCCGATCGCCAGCAACAAAACGCGTCCGATCAGCTCGATCAACTTTCTACGACCAAAGAGCTAGATTCGTTGCTGCAAGAATGTTTAGATTTTAAAAGAGTGATCAACCGATCCGCACTTGCGGTGAGGACTGACGCGCGAGGAATTATCAACTATGTCAGCGAACGAGTTTGCTCCCTCTCCAACTATTCCCAGGGCGAACTAATCGGCAGCCACTTCCGCATCCTCCATTCGGAATATAAATCTTCGGAATTAATCAAAAATCTGCTGTCAACTGTTGCCAAAGGTGAAGTTTGGCAAGGAGACATTAAGAATAAAGCCAAGAATGGAACTGATTATTGGGTGTACGCAGCAGTAGTTCCACTGTTGGACTGTAAGGGAAAACCCTGTCAGTATTTGGCGATCGGATTCGACATCACCGATCGCAAAGCCGTTGAAGCCGCCCAAGTCGCAGCCAACCGGGCAAAAGACGAATTTCTGGCGATGGCATCCCACGAACTGCGATCGCCCCTGAGCGCGATTTTGGGATGGGCGCAGCTAGCTCGATCGCGCAATTTCAACGAAGCCACCACCAGCCGCGCTTTGGAAATCATCGAGCGCAACGCCAAATTACAAAACCGACAAATAGACAATCTCCTCGACCTCTCGCGGCTGCTGCGGGGGAAAGTGTGCCTGAACATCAGCCGAGTTCACCTCCCGTCGATCGTAGAATCTGCGATCGATACCCTCCGTCCCGACGCCCAGGCTAAAAATATCCGCGTAGAAAAACATTTCGACCCCGCCGTCGATTACATTTGGGCAGATGCAGAACGTTTGCAACAAGTAGTCTGGAACCTCGTTACCAACGCCATCAAATTCACCCCAGAATCGACACCAAACCCAGTTCAAGTGCGGATCGAGCCTAGTCCGTCCGGCGTCTTGATTCGGGTCAGCGACAGCGGTTGTGGCATCGACCCCAAATTTCAGCCACACATCTTTGACTACTTCCGCCCCGCAGACAGCTTTCAGAGCAAGGAACAGCACCGGCTTGGGCTGGGGCTCTCAATTGTGCAGCAGTTGGTGGAACTGCACGGGGGAAGTGTTTGGGTTTCGAGTCCGGGTATCGGTCAGGGGGCGACCTTTGGGGTGCTGCTACCGAGTGCCAACAAAAATGCACCCGATGATCGCACTGCTGCGATCGCCCAAAGTGAAAGCAGACCCGGATCGGTTTCCAAACCCCTAGCCGGAAAGCAAGTCCTGGTAGTGGAAAGCAGCGCCGAGATCCGGAAATTTCTCAAAACTGGCCTGGAAGCATTTGGAGCCAAGGTAACAGCGGTGGGTAGCGCCTGCGAAGCGATGGCGGAGTTGCAACAGTCGCGGCCCGACGTGTTGGTGAGCGATATGACGGTATCGGGAGCAGATGGCTGCGATTTGATCCGCCGCATCAGAGCAATGGAAATGTCCGAGCACAGGGAACTGCTGCCGGCCGTGGCGCTGACGGAAGGCATCGAGGAAGAAGATTCGGCATCGGCGCTGGAGGCGGGGTTTCAGAGGCATTTGTCGAAGCCGGTGGAAGCGAATCAGTTGGTGAGCGCGATCGCCCAATTGGCTGGACTGACTGGATTCGGCGCCGGAGAGTGGGATTCGGGAAATGTCGGGGCGAGCCGACCCCAGACCCCGCTGCCGGAACCTAACAGTTCTGACGACAAAAATAATGGGGAACTATTAACAACTGACAGCAGAGAATTACCGCTGTTGCTGGTAGTAGAAGACAACAATTTTTTGGTGGCTTACCTCCAAACTTTATTAACTCCTTACTATCGAGTCGCCGTCGCGAGTGACGGAGTTGAAGGTTTAGAAAAAGCCAAAAGTTTGCAGCCAAATTTGATTGTGAGCGACCAAATCATGCCCAGACAAAACGGTCTGGATTTGCTTAAGGAGATTCGGAACACGCCAGAATTGAAATCGACTCCGGTAATCTTTTTGACAGCGCGCTCGGGGATGGAAGCTCGGATCGAAAGTTTGGATGCGGGTGCTGATGATTATATTTCAAAGCCTTTTGACGAGAGGGAATTGCTGGCAAGGGTGAGAAATTTGTTGCGATCGCACTCAGCCGAACAGCAGTTGGCGGAGCTCAACCGTCAGTTGCAGCAGCAGAAAAAGCAGTTAGAAACGGTGAATAGAGCCTTGCACTATTTGGCCACTTACGACAGTTTGACTGAGGTAAGAAACCGCCACTCTTTTAATGAATACCTCGAGACGGAATGGCGGCGTTTGGCAAGGGAAGAAGCACCGCTGTCTTTGATTATGTGCGACATTGATTATTTCAAACTTTACAACGACACTTACGGTCACCAAGCGGGGGATGAATGTTTGCGGAAAGTGGCGGCGGTTATCCAACATTCGGTAAAGCGACCGGCAGATTTAGTAGCGCGTTACGGTGGAGAAGAATTTGTAGTAGTTTTGCCGAATACGGATATTGAAGGTGCGACTTGCGTAGCTGAAATGATCGCACAACAGGTGCGGGGTTTGCACATACCTCACGCTAAGTCTGCTGTCAGCGAATACGTGACGCTGAGTTTGGGTGTAGCTTGCTGCATTCCGGCGCCGATCTCGCAGCCGGGGGAGCTAATTGCGATCGCCGATGAGTCGCTTTATCGGGCGAAAGAAGCAGGGCGCGATCGAGTTTCGGTGGCCACAGTTGAAGGATAA
- a CDS encoding Uma2 family endonuclease — MTATLDKPKDQRLIHSGIDWQQFKLIEQGFSDSPGIRLFYFKGEVEILAVSQEHESFSRTIASLLMDYFVEKEIEFNPLGSFTQEKGQEVSVQADESFLIGKSTGITPDLAIEVVFTSGGESKLNRYQALGVPEVWFWEDGVFGLYHLRSHGYEKIDQSEVLPGLDINLLSRCLLMASRVEAVKEFRRGISAV, encoded by the coding sequence ATGACAGCAACCTTAGACAAACCAAAAGACCAGCGCCTAATTCACTCCGGGATTGATTGGCAACAATTCAAGCTAATCGAGCAGGGGTTTTCGGATTCCCCCGGGATTAGACTGTTTTATTTCAAAGGTGAGGTAGAAATCTTGGCAGTTTCGCAAGAACATGAATCTTTCAGCAGGACGATCGCAAGTTTGCTGATGGACTACTTTGTGGAAAAAGAGATTGAATTTAACCCGTTGGGTAGCTTTACCCAAGAGAAGGGACAGGAAGTCTCAGTACAAGCTGATGAATCTTTTTTAATTGGCAAGTCAACAGGTATTACCCCCGATCTTGCCATCGAAGTAGTGTTTACCAGTGGGGGAGAAAGCAAATTGAATCGCTACCAAGCATTAGGAGTCCCCGAAGTTTGGTTTTGGGAAGACGGAGTATTTGGCCTGTATCATTTGCGATCGCACGGATATGAAAAAATTGACCAAAGCGAAGTTCTGCCCGGTTTAGACATCAACCTGCTGTCTCGCTGCTTGCTGATGGCTTCTAGGGTTGAAGCAGTTAAGGAGTTTCGGCGCGGGATTTCTGCGGTTTAG
- a CDS encoding ATP-binding cassette domain-containing protein produces MLNTAKNQTNTKTQIQPGKDHRQPFLVMDSVYKEYPNGYRALENVNLNVAEGEFITLIGHSGCGKSTLLNMVSGFSHPSSGTVTINGQRITKPGPDRMVVFQGYALLPWRTVFENVYIAVNAVFPNKSKVEKNAIVKEHLAMVGLTEAAEKRPPQISGGMKQRVSIARALAIRPKVLILDEPFGALDAITKEELQEELLKIWNDHRCTVLMITHDIDEALFLADRLVMMTNGPSATIGEVLEIPFPRPRDRVQMMEDPEYYNLRNYALDFLFRRFAHDHDA; encoded by the coding sequence ATGCTCAACACCGCTAAAAACCAGACGAACACCAAAACTCAAATCCAGCCGGGAAAAGACCACCGCCAACCTTTTTTGGTGATGGACAGTGTTTACAAAGAATATCCAAACGGTTACAGGGCTTTAGAAAACGTCAATCTGAATGTAGCTGAGGGAGAGTTTATTACTCTGATCGGACACTCGGGCTGCGGCAAATCAACACTGTTAAATATGGTGTCGGGTTTTAGCCATCCTAGCTCCGGTACCGTGACGATTAACGGGCAGCGGATTACAAAGCCGGGCCCCGATCGCATGGTGGTGTTTCAGGGTTACGCTTTGCTGCCTTGGCGGACGGTGTTTGAAAATGTTTATATAGCTGTTAATGCTGTATTTCCGAATAAGTCGAAGGTCGAAAAAAATGCGATCGTCAAAGAGCATTTGGCGATGGTGGGATTGACAGAAGCTGCTGAGAAAAGACCGCCGCAAATTTCGGGTGGGATGAAGCAGCGGGTTTCTATTGCCCGCGCCTTGGCAATTCGCCCGAAAGTGCTGATTTTAGACGAACCTTTTGGTGCTCTGGACGCAATTACTAAGGAGGAATTGCAAGAAGAGTTGCTGAAAATCTGGAACGATCACCGCTGTACGGTGTTGATGATTACTCACGATATTGACGAAGCGCTGTTTTTGGCCGATCGACTGGTGATGATGACTAATGGCCCATCGGCGACAATTGGCGAAGTTTTGGAGATTCCTTTTCCGCGTCCGCGCGATCGGGTTCAAATGATGGAAGATCCGGAATACTACAATTTGCGGAACTACGCCCTAGATTTCCTGTTCCGTCGTTTTGCACACGATCACGATGCCTAA
- a CDS encoding ATP-binding cassette domain-containing protein, with translation MSVLIAVEQVEKVFNLSDGGTYIALKGIDLEIKKGEFISLIGHSGCGKSTLLNMVAGLDLPTSGLVTIEGQRITQPGPDRMVVFQNYSLLPWRTVRENITLAVDSVMSGLPKAERLEIIQKHIDMVGLTPHAEKQPALLSGGQKQRVAIARALALRPKLLLLDEPFGALDALTRGNLQEKLMEICQEYEISALMVTHDVDEAVLLSDRIVMLTNGPESKIGGILEVDIPRPRQRMEVVSHPSYYALRSEMIYFLNQQKRVKKLRARKVPAIARHGLEKVNLEIGFVPLAACAPLAVAKEKGLFAKHGLDEVHLVRETSWRGIVDGIAAGYLDAAQMPSGMAMWLSLGGHQEKPIPTVTALTMSRNGNGITLARRFYDQGIYTLADFKEMLQRTPAQTHRMAIVHPSSMHNLLLRYWLASGGIDPDRDVLLKNIPPAQMIVDLQGGTIDGFCVGEPWNLRASMEGVGFTVATDLELWPGHPAKILGVREDWANAYPNTHIALVKALLEACHYCADPNHAAEVSEIVAGREYVATDKSYIQLGDPKSVACNLDTPMREYAHHLFSGEGVNRPSRTEQLWHMVQMARWGDTVFPRNWVEILERVVRVGAFSTAARELGMADITYTRGSLSLFDGSVFNADDPIGYLNNLAIKRDFTMAEVVLDSGRRAA, from the coding sequence ATGTCTGTTTTGATTGCAGTAGAACAAGTCGAAAAAGTTTTTAATTTATCAGACGGTGGCACATACATAGCCCTCAAAGGCATCGATCTGGAAATTAAAAAAGGCGAATTTATCTCATTAATTGGACACTCTGGCTGCGGCAAATCTACGCTGCTCAATATGGTGGCAGGTTTGGATTTGCCGACATCCGGATTGGTGACAATTGAAGGGCAAAGAATCACCCAGCCAGGCCCCGATCGCATGGTAGTATTCCAAAACTATTCGCTGCTACCGTGGCGGACGGTCAGAGAAAATATTACTCTAGCTGTAGATTCGGTGATGAGTGGCTTACCCAAGGCGGAACGCCTCGAAATCATTCAAAAACACATCGATATGGTGGGCTTAACTCCCCACGCCGAGAAGCAACCGGCACTGCTGTCGGGCGGACAAAAACAGCGCGTGGCGATCGCCCGTGCTCTGGCCCTGCGCCCCAAACTGTTACTCTTAGACGAACCCTTCGGCGCTTTGGATGCTTTGACTCGCGGCAACTTGCAAGAAAAGTTGATGGAAATTTGCCAAGAGTACGAAATCAGCGCCCTGATGGTAACGCACGATGTGGATGAGGCGGTGTTGCTGAGCGATCGCATTGTCATGCTCACCAACGGCCCAGAATCGAAGATTGGCGGGATTCTCGAAGTAGACATCCCCCGCCCCCGCCAGCGGATGGAAGTCGTCTCACACCCCAGCTACTACGCTCTACGTAGCGAAATGATTTACTTCCTCAACCAGCAGAAGCGGGTGAAAAAACTGCGGGCGCGGAAAGTACCCGCGATCGCCCGCCACGGCCTAGAAAAAGTAAACCTCGAAATCGGCTTCGTCCCCCTCGCAGCCTGCGCTCCCCTCGCCGTCGCCAAAGAAAAAGGCTTATTTGCCAAGCACGGCCTCGATGAAGTCCACCTCGTGCGGGAAACAAGCTGGCGCGGCATCGTAGACGGCATCGCCGCAGGTTACTTAGACGCAGCTCAAATGCCCTCTGGGATGGCGATGTGGTTGAGCTTGGGGGGCCACCAAGAGAAGCCGATTCCGACGGTTACAGCCCTCACCATGAGCCGCAATGGCAACGGAATTACCCTCGCGAGGCGCTTTTACGACCAAGGGATCTACACTCTGGCAGACTTTAAAGAAATGCTCCAGAGAACGCCCGCGCAAACGCACCGTATGGCGATCGTCCATCCTTCTTCGATGCACAACTTGTTGCTGCGTTACTGGCTGGCTTCCGGCGGCATTGACCCGGATCGCGATGTGTTGCTGAAAAATATCCCACCGGCTCAGATGATCGTTGACTTGCAGGGCGGCACTATTGACGGTTTCTGCGTCGGCGAACCTTGGAATTTGCGGGCCTCGATGGAAGGAGTCGGCTTTACGGTGGCGACAGATTTGGAACTGTGGCCGGGACACCCCGCGAAAATTCTGGGGGTGCGGGAAGACTGGGCAAATGCTTATCCCAACACTCACATTGCTCTAGTCAAAGCTTTGCTCGAAGCTTGCCACTATTGCGCCGATCCAAATCACGCCGCCGAGGTTTCGGAAATTGTCGCGGGAAGGGAATACGTCGCTACTGATAAGAGTTACATCCAACTCGGCGACCCGAAATCTGTTGCTTGCAACCTCGATACTCCGATGCGGGAATACGCCCACCACTTGTTTTCTGGAGAGGGGGTGAATCGCCCAAGCCGCACCGAACAACTGTGGCACATGGTGCAGATGGCGCGCTGGGGCGATACTGTGTTCCCGCGCAACTGGGTGGAAATTCTGGAGCGGGTGGTGCGAGTCGGTGCGTTCAGCACGGCGGCGCGAGAGCTGGGGATGGCTGATATTACTTACACTCGCGGTTCTCTCAGCTTGTTTGACGGCTCGGTGTTTAATGCTGACGATCCGATCGGCTATCTCAACAATCTGGCGATTAAACGCGATTTCACGATGGCGGAAGTTGTACTCGATTCCGGTCGCAGAGCTGCTTAG
- the ntrB gene encoding nitrate ABC transporter, permease protein: MAVSTNRRGGVDAQGAFGEFWKKNSPNILPPILGVIGFLLVWQFLSSTGLIKLPGPISVWTDERTRILLLYPFMNSKTYGVGLFWQTLASLERVAKGYTLAAAVGISMGVVVGTNPFLNRALDPIFQFLRMVAPLAWVPIALAALQQNEPAALFVIFITSVWPILINTAEGVRQIPDDYNNVAKVLQLSRQEYYMNILFPSALPYIFTGLRIAIGLAWLAIIAAEIVMSGITGIGFFIWNAYQQNYISEILLAVFYIGAVGLLLDRMMAWLQQKIAPSQGK, from the coding sequence ATGGCTGTCAGCACAAATCGGAGAGGCGGAGTCGATGCCCAAGGAGCATTTGGCGAATTTTGGAAGAAGAATTCCCCGAATATCTTGCCGCCAATTTTGGGAGTAATTGGATTTTTGTTAGTTTGGCAGTTCTTGTCAAGTACGGGACTGATCAAACTGCCCGGGCCGATCAGCGTTTGGACTGACGAACGGACGCGGATTTTGTTGCTGTATCCTTTCATGAACTCCAAAACCTACGGAGTCGGCTTATTTTGGCAGACTTTGGCTAGTTTGGAACGGGTGGCAAAAGGCTACACTCTCGCGGCGGCTGTGGGAATCAGCATGGGGGTTGTCGTAGGTACGAATCCTTTTTTAAATAGGGCTTTAGATCCGATTTTCCAGTTTTTGCGGATGGTAGCGCCTTTGGCTTGGGTGCCGATCGCCCTGGCTGCACTGCAACAAAACGAACCTGCTGCTTTGTTCGTGATTTTTATCACCTCAGTTTGGCCGATTTTAATCAACACGGCTGAAGGTGTTCGCCAAATTCCCGACGATTACAACAACGTGGCGAAAGTGCTGCAACTTTCTCGTCAGGAATATTACATGAATATTTTGTTTCCGTCGGCGCTTCCTTATATCTTCACAGGATTGAGAATTGCGATCGGTTTGGCTTGGCTGGCGATTATTGCTGCGGAAATTGTGATGTCTGGGATTACGGGTATCGGCTTCTTTATTTGGAATGCTTACCAGCAAAACTACATCAGCGAAATTCTGTTAGCGGTGTTCTACATTGGCGCTGTTGGTTTGTTGCTCGATCGCATGATGGCTTGGTTGCAGCAAAAGATTGCTCCTAGTCAAGGAAAGTAG
- a CDS encoding bicarbonate-binding protein produces the protein MTKFSEQFSRRKFIVTAGASAVSSILLKGCLGNPPEPGATAGADGAIPAATSVMAVANEKRVEGIESTKITLGYIPIVEAAPLIIAQEKGFFAKYGMTEVTVAKQANWGSARDNVEIGSAGGGIDGGQWQMPMPYQISKGLITKNGVQIPMYVLAQLNTQGNGIAIASKHQGKGLGLKLDQAAQDYIKGLKQAGTPFKAAYTFPKVNQDLWLRYWLAANGINPDTDVELLTVPAAQTVANMKTGSMDGFSTGDPWPLRIVKENIGFMSALTSEIWKAHPEEYLAIRGDWVDKHPKATEALLAGLIEAQQWCDKPEHRAELVAIVSGRNFFDVSPTVLTPPYEGKYVMGDGKPDINDFKSSPLYWKDDLGNVSYPYKSHDLWFITESVRWGFLPTKTLADKKTLIDKVNRADIWKKAAKLAGVADADIPKSTSRGIEKFFDGKEFNPENPEAYLKSLAIKKV, from the coding sequence ATGACAAAGTTTTCAGAGCAATTTTCTCGGCGTAAATTTATCGTTACAGCAGGTGCATCTGCTGTCAGTTCAATACTGCTCAAAGGCTGTTTGGGAAATCCCCCAGAACCCGGTGCAACTGCCGGTGCTGACGGCGCAATACCCGCGGCTACCTCAGTAATGGCTGTTGCCAACGAGAAAAGAGTCGAAGGAATTGAAAGCACTAAAATTACATTGGGATATATCCCGATCGTCGAAGCAGCACCTTTAATCATTGCCCAAGAAAAAGGCTTTTTTGCCAAATACGGCATGACTGAGGTAACAGTTGCTAAACAAGCCAACTGGGGCTCTGCCAGAGATAACGTAGAAATCGGCTCTGCCGGCGGCGGCATTGACGGCGGCCAGTGGCAAATGCCGATGCCTTATCAAATTAGTAAAGGTCTGATCACCAAAAACGGCGTCCAAATCCCGATGTATGTTCTAGCCCAGTTGAACACTCAAGGAAATGGAATTGCGATCGCGAGCAAACACCAAGGCAAAGGGCTCGGACTTAAACTAGATCAAGCGGCCCAAGACTACATCAAAGGCCTCAAACAAGCAGGTACTCCCTTCAAAGCAGCCTACACCTTCCCCAAAGTCAACCAAGACTTGTGGCTTCGCTACTGGCTGGCAGCTAACGGCATCAATCCCGATACAGATGTCGAACTGCTAACAGTACCGGCCGCCCAAACCGTGGCCAACATGAAAACCGGAAGTATGGACGGTTTCAGCACCGGCGACCCCTGGCCGCTGCGGATTGTCAAAGAAAACATCGGCTTCATGTCCGCCCTCACCTCCGAAATCTGGAAAGCACATCCAGAGGAATATCTAGCAATTCGCGGCGACTGGGTAGACAAACACCCCAAAGCCACCGAAGCCTTACTCGCAGGACTAATTGAGGCACAGCAGTGGTGCGACAAGCCCGAACATCGAGCCGAATTAGTCGCCATTGTTTCTGGAAGAAACTTCTTTGACGTATCTCCGACGGTTTTGACGCCTCCTTATGAAGGCAAGTATGTCATGGGCGACGGCAAACCAGACATCAACGACTTCAAGAGCAGTCCGCTGTACTGGAAAGACGACCTCGGCAACGTTTCTTATCCCTACAAGAGTCACGATTTATGGTTCATTACCGAAAGCGTTCGCTGGGGTTTCCTGCCGACAAAAACCTTGGCAGACAAAAAGACACTCATCGATAAAGTCAACCGTGCAGATATCTGGAAGAAAGCAGCTAAATTAGCCGGAGTTGCTGATGCTGACATTCCGAAAAGTACGTCTCGCGGCATTGAGAAGTTCTTTGACGGCAAAGAGTTCAACCCGGAAAATCCCGAAGCTTACCTTAAGAGTTTGGCAATTAAAAAAGTGTGA